In Candidatus Methylomirabilota bacterium, the following proteins share a genomic window:
- a CDS encoding NADH-quinone oxidoreductase subunit L, whose translation MIWLIPVIPLVGSLIVGLAGRRMSRGLIAALACGAAALSLILSVLSLADLLSLPREARVLHASLGSWIASGDLSVSFAFLFDPLSAVMALVVSGVGLLIHIYSIGYMKEHRDYHRFFALLNLFLAEMLILVLADNYLLLFVGWEGVGLCSYLLIGFWFERPAAAAAGTKAFLVNRIGDAAMVVGLIWMILLFGSLDFRIVSADAPSVLAYGSMTASLLTLLLFIGATGKSAQLPLYVWLPDAMEGPTPVSALIHAATMVTAGVYLVARSAPLFQLAPVSLEIVAWVGGLTALYAASIALVQTDIKRVIAYSTISQLGYMFLGLGVGAYAAGIFHLMTHAFFKALLFLSAGSVIHALAGEQDIRNMGALRQSLRVTAGSFLVGALANAGVVPFAGFWSKDEILAAVYTSGHMPLWIIGVLTAAGTGLYMFRLYFLAFEGKPRLDVHTMSHVHEAPWSMRLPLLLLAFGSATVGFVGVPSGSGLFQRFLSSVFPASGHEGAADLGSEVVLAVAALVMAVGGIVVAYRYCLLDPNRAERLAQRHPALYRILLHKYWVDEFYDATVIRPTVGSARMLSEALDARAIDGSVNGIAVLTAWAGSLLRRLQTGEVPAYVLSILVGAVVLLGYLAFSG comes from the coding sequence ATGATTTGGCTGATTCCGGTTATCCCGCTGGTGGGGAGCCTCATCGTTGGCCTGGCAGGTCGTCGGATGTCGAGAGGCCTGATAGCGGCACTCGCCTGCGGGGCTGCGGCACTCTCGCTGATCCTCTCGGTACTCTCGCTTGCCGATCTCCTATCACTGCCGAGGGAGGCGCGTGTACTCCACGCCTCCCTCGGCTCCTGGATCGCCTCCGGCGACCTTTCGGTCTCCTTCGCGTTCCTGTTCGATCCTCTCTCTGCCGTCATGGCGTTGGTGGTGAGCGGCGTCGGCCTGCTGATCCACATCTACTCCATCGGTTATATGAAGGAGCATCGCGACTACCACCGCTTCTTTGCGCTGCTCAACCTCTTCCTGGCCGAGATGCTGATCCTCGTCCTGGCCGACAACTACCTCCTGCTCTTTGTGGGATGGGAGGGGGTCGGCCTCTGTTCGTACCTGTTGATCGGTTTCTGGTTTGAGCGGCCGGCGGCGGCGGCTGCCGGAACTAAGGCCTTCCTGGTCAACCGGATCGGCGACGCCGCCATGGTGGTCGGACTGATCTGGATGATCCTGTTGTTCGGATCGCTGGACTTTCGGATCGTCTCGGCCGATGCACCGAGCGTGCTGGCGTATGGTTCTATGACCGCGTCGCTGCTCACCCTTCTGCTCTTTATCGGGGCCACCGGCAAGTCGGCGCAACTGCCGTTGTATGTCTGGCTCCCCGATGCGATGGAGGGCCCGACCCCCGTCTCGGCGCTGATTCATGCGGCCACCATGGTGACGGCGGGCGTCTACCTGGTTGCGCGTTCCGCGCCGCTGTTTCAACTGGCCCCGGTCAGCCTCGAAATTGTGGCCTGGGTCGGTGGTCTCACGGCCCTGTATGCCGCCAGCATCGCCCTGGTGCAGACCGACATCAAGCGGGTGATCGCCTACTCGACCATCTCGCAGCTTGGCTATATGTTTTTGGGTCTGGGGGTTGGGGCATACGCCGCCGGGATCTTCCACCTGATGACCCACGCCTTTTTCAAGGCGCTCCTCTTTCTGTCGGCCGGTTCGGTGATTCATGCGCTGGCCGGCGAGCAGGATATTCGGAACATGGGCGCTCTTCGGCAGTCGCTTCGCGTTACGGCCGGGAGTTTTCTGGTCGGCGCGTTGGCGAATGCCGGGGTTGTCCCCTTCGCCGGCTTCTGGAGCAAGGATGAGATCCTTGCTGCCGTCTACACCTCGGGGCATATGCCGCTCTGGATCATCGGTGTGCTGACCGCCGCGGGTACCGGGCTCTACATGTTTCGTCTCTACTTTCTCGCCTTCGAGGGAAAGCCGAGACTTGACGTCCATACGATGAGCCACGTACATGAGGCGCCGTGGAGTATGCGCCTGCCGCTTCTGTTGTTGGCGTTCGGATCGGCCACCGTCGGCTTTGTCGGCGTCCCGTCGGGATCGGGTCTCTTTCAGCGATTTCTGAGTTCGGTCTTTCCCGCATCGGGGCATGAGGGCGCCGCCGACCTGGGTTCCGAGGTCGTGCTTGCGGTTGCGGCCCTTGTGATGGCTGTGGGCGGGATTGTCGTCGCCTATCGGTACTGCCTTCTGGATCCCAATAGGGCCGAACGACTGGCCCAGCGCCACCCGGCCCTCTACCGCATCCTCTTGCATAAATATTGGGTTGATGAGTTCTACGATGCGACCGTGATCAGGCCGACCGTCGGCTCTGCCCGGATGCTGTCGGAGGCGCTCGATGCGCGTGCCATCGACGGGTCGGTCAACGGTATTGCGGTGCTTACAGCTTGGGCCGGGAGCCTGTTGAGGCGACTACAGACCGGCGAGGTTCCGGCCTATGTCCTCTCAATCCTGGTGGGCGCCGTGGTCCTCCTGGGGTACCTGGCGTTTTCCGGATAG
- a CDS encoding NADH-quinone oxidoreductase subunit J translates to MEGAAAGRAGQCHSDGHLRGVEVGMEWVMFVPLAVIALVTAVMVIVLRSPVYCALSLVGTFFALSGLYLLLQAQFIAVVQVIVYAGAIMVLFLFVVMLLDLGHELPAWLQRDRPRLLFGAGAALLLLLELAIPVGSWTVRAPQGPRASEPVGAIGTTQVVGRLLFTDFLIPFEIMSVILLIAIIGAMVLARK, encoded by the coding sequence ATGGAAGGTGCTGCTGCCGGTCGCGCTGGCCAATGTCATAGTGACGGCCATCTTCGTGGCGTTGAGGTAGGGATGGAATGGGTGATGTTCGTTCCGCTGGCGGTCATAGCGCTTGTGACCGCAGTGATGGTCATCGTCCTGCGCAGTCCGGTCTACTGCGCCCTCTCGCTGGTCGGGACCTTCTTTGCGCTGTCGGGGCTCTACCTGTTGCTGCAGGCCCAGTTTATCGCCGTCGTCCAGGTGATCGTCTACGCCGGCGCGATCATGGTCCTGTTCCTGTTCGTGGTCATGTTGCTGGATCTGGGCCATGAACTGCCTGCCTGGTTGCAGCGGGATCGCCCCAGGCTTCTGTTTGGCGCTGGTGCGGCGCTGCTGTTATTGCTTGAACTGGCGATCCCTGTCGGCTCCTGGACCGTTCGTGCGCCCCAGGGCCCCCGAGCGTCCGAACCTGTCGGCGCCATCGGAACGACGCAAGTCGTCGGGCGCCTTTTATTCACCGATTTTCTGATCCCATTTGAGATTATGTCGGTCATCCTCCTCATTGCCATTATTGGCGCCATGGTCCTGGCCAGGAAGTAG
- a CDS encoding NADH-quinone oxidoreductase subunit NuoE, which yields MTEEAIQAILSRYPDRRSALIPLMHLYQEEAGYLTEDAMRALAARLDVPTIQVAEVATFYDMFRLKPGGWREIWVCHNLSCALLGAEQVIRRLEEVLGVSAGETTADGLFTLKRVECLGACGHAPVIQVGPDYFGSVSPSDVDGLVEQLKQQSADRDP from the coding sequence ATGACGGAAGAGGCCATTCAAGCGATCTTGTCGCGATATCCTGATCGGCGTTCCGCGCTGATACCGCTTATGCACCTGTATCAGGAAGAGGCAGGGTATTTGACGGAGGACGCCATGCGTGCGCTGGCCGCCCGTCTTGACGTCCCCACGATCCAGGTCGCAGAGGTCGCCACTTTCTACGATATGTTCCGCCTGAAGCCTGGTGGGTGGCGCGAGATCTGGGTCTGTCACAACCTCAGTTGTGCGCTCTTGGGGGCCGAGCAGGTGATCCGGCGTCTTGAAGAGGTACTGGGGGTCAGCGCGGGCGAGACGACGGCCGATGGTCTGTTCACGCTCAAGCGGGTGGAGTGTCTTGGGGCGTGCGGGCACGCCCCCGTCATCCAGGTCGGGCCGGACTATTTCGGTTCGGTTTCGCCCAGCGATGTGGATGGATTGGTGGAGCAGTTGAAGCAGCAATCAGCCGACAGAGATCCGTAG
- a CDS encoding redox-sensing transcriptional repressor Rex, with the protein MKAIKIPEKTVTRLSIYLRCVEELENEGTTSISSKQLADRFGLNSAQVRKDLAYFGQFGIRGLGYYVTPLRHSLEEILGLKRGWEVALVGLGNLGSALIAYKGFQEKGFKISVVFDRDPAKVGRQIDGIPVMDTGSIASVVRKRKIKIGILAVPAAGAQAVLDALVKGGVTAVLNFAPAQLAAPDSVKVQNVDLSALLKTLSYHIARAEQPRPRTP; encoded by the coding sequence ATGAAAGCGATCAAGATTCCCGAGAAGACGGTCACCCGGCTTTCGATCTACCTGCGCTGTGTGGAGGAGTTGGAGAATGAGGGAACGACGAGCATCTCGTCCAAGCAACTGGCCGATCGTTTCGGTTTGAACTCCGCCCAGGTACGGAAAGACCTGGCCTACTTCGGCCAGTTCGGCATCAGGGGTCTGGGATACTACGTCACCCCGCTGCGGCATAGCCTGGAGGAGATTCTCGGGCTGAAGCGGGGCTGGGAGGTGGCGCTGGTCGGATTAGGGAATCTGGGTTCGGCCTTGATCGCCTACAAGGGGTTTCAGGAGAAGGGCTTCAAAATCTCCGTCGTATTCGATCGTGACCCGGCCAAGGTCGGTCGCCAGATTGATGGCATCCCGGTCATGGATACCGGGTCGATCGCCTCGGTTGTCCGCAAGCGGAAGATCAAGATCGGGATCCTGGCCGTTCCGGCAGCCGGCGCTCAGGCGGTCCTCGATGCGTTGGTCAAGGGCGGGGTGACGGCGGTCCTCAATTTTGCCCCCGCCCAACTGGCCGCCCCCGATTCGGTTAAGGTCCAGAACGTCGACCTGTCGGCCCTCCTGAAGACGCTCAGTTATCACATCGCCCGCGCCGAGCAGCCGCGCCCCCGCACGCCTTGA
- a CDS encoding NADH-quinone oxidoreductase subunit NuoK, whose amino-acid sequence MTATVPLSAYLILSAALFVIGVAGVLIRRNALVIFMAIELMLNAVNLTFVAFSRFLHSMDGQIIVLFVMAVAAAEVAVGLAIIIALYRNKESVNVDEINLLKG is encoded by the coding sequence ATGACAGCGACTGTGCCGTTGAGCGCATACCTGATCCTGAGCGCCGCGCTGTTTGTCATCGGGGTGGCGGGGGTCCTGATCCGCCGTAATGCGCTGGTGATCTTCATGGCGATCGAGCTGATGCTGAATGCGGTCAATCTGACCTTTGTAGCATTCTCACGGTTCTTGCACTCGATGGATGGGCAGATCATTGTGTTGTTTGTGATGGCGGTGGCGGCGGCTGAGGTGGCTGTGGGATTGGCCATCATTATTGCGCTGTACAGAAACAAAGAGTCGGTGAATGTGGATGAGATTAATCTCCTTAAAGGCTAG
- a CDS encoding NADH-quinone oxidoreductase subunit F (part of NADH-ubiquinone oxidoreductase complex I; shuttles electrons from NADH, via FMN and iron-sulfur (Fe-S) centers, to quinones in the respiratory chain; NuoF is part of the soluble NADH dehydrogenase fragment, which represents the electron input part of NADH dehydrogenase), translating into MIEKILTKRFEIPGYRGTLAEYEATGGYQAIAKALKEHTPANLIDAVKRSGIRGRGGAGFPTGVKWGFIPKDSDLPKYLVCNADESEPGTFKDRELIMRDPHQLLEGIMLAGYAIGCRNAYIYIRGEFVAGARILERAIGEATARGLLGTDILGSGFSLDIHAHRGAGAYICGEETALLESLEGKRGLPRLKPPFPATSGLYRKPTVVNNVETLSNIPHIVMRGAEWFASIGTTKSTGTRIFGVSGHVRRPGIYECPIDVPMRELIFEHAGGLREGRRLKAVIPGGSSVPVLTERHLDTRMDFESLAMAGSMAGSGGVIVMDETTCMVRVGEIVTRFYHHESCGQCTQCREGTAWLHKTLRRIEEGRGRQADLDLLLDICDNMKGKTICPLSDAAAMPIESYLKYFRDEFERHVVEQRCPFGAQVGAWARPEHQT; encoded by the coding sequence ATGATTGAGAAGATCCTCACAAAGCGGTTTGAGATCCCGGGGTATCGCGGGACCCTCGCGGAATACGAGGCGACCGGCGGCTACCAGGCCATTGCGAAGGCGCTCAAGGAGCATACGCCTGCCAACCTGATTGACGCGGTGAAACGCTCGGGGATCAGGGGGCGGGGAGGCGCGGGCTTCCCCACCGGTGTCAAATGGGGCTTTATTCCTAAGGATTCGGACCTTCCCAAGTATCTTGTCTGTAACGCCGACGAGAGCGAGCCGGGGACATTCAAGGATCGCGAGTTGATCATGCGGGACCCGCATCAACTCCTCGAAGGGATCATGCTGGCCGGTTATGCCATCGGGTGTCGGAACGCCTATATCTACATCAGGGGCGAGTTTGTCGCGGGCGCCCGCATTCTCGAACGGGCGATCGGCGAGGCGACCGCCCGTGGCTTGCTTGGGACAGACATCCTGGGAAGCGGCTTCAGCCTCGACATTCACGCGCACCGTGGGGCCGGCGCCTATATCTGCGGGGAAGAAACCGCCCTATTGGAATCGTTGGAGGGCAAAAGAGGGCTGCCGCGGCTGAAGCCACCGTTTCCCGCAACATCGGGGCTCTATCGCAAACCCACCGTCGTCAACAATGTGGAAACCCTCAGCAATATCCCGCATATCGTCATGCGAGGGGCCGAGTGGTTTGCGAGCATCGGCACCACCAAGAGCACAGGGACCCGGATCTTCGGTGTCAGCGGCCACGTTCGCCGGCCCGGCATCTACGAGTGCCCGATCGACGTGCCCATGCGGGAGCTGATCTTTGAGCATGCGGGCGGGCTGCGCGAGGGGCGTCGCCTGAAGGCGGTGATCCCGGGCGGCTCCTCGGTGCCGGTGCTGACCGAGCGGCACCTGGATACCCGGATGGACTTCGAATCGTTGGCCATGGCCGGCTCGATGGCCGGCTCGGGCGGCGTCATTGTGATGGACGAGACCACCTGCATGGTCCGGGTAGGGGAGATCGTGACTCGATTCTATCACCATGAATCGTGCGGACAGTGCACCCAATGCCGGGAGGGGACGGCGTGGCTTCACAAGACGCTGAGACGGATTGAAGAAGGCCGCGGGCGGCAGGCCGATCTCGATCTGCTCCTGGATATCTGCGATAACATGAAGGGGAAGACCATCTGCCCCTTAAGCGATGCCGCCGCCATGCCGATTGAAAGCTATCTGAAGTACTTTCGCGATGAATTCGAGCGGCACGTTGTCGAGCAACGCTGTCCGTTTGGAGCCCAGGTCGGGGCCTGGGCCAGGCCTGAGCACCAAACGTAG
- a CDS encoding NADH-quinone oxidoreductase subunit M has protein sequence MHQIDWPILSILIIVPLCGVLVLACVDGAREPLIKRLTLAVAGLTLLFSLIVYARFDPTEAGMQFVERAPWIDAIGSSYLLGVDGISLPMLLLTTLLTPIAILASFSGITNRIKAYMICMLLLEAGMIGVFVALDLVLFYVFWEGMLIPMYFLIGVWGGRRRVYATVKFVLYTMAGSVLMLLAMIAVAFQYRSSTGWLTFDLLELIGGSIPYDTQLWLFAAFALAFAIKVPMFPFHTWLPDAHVEAPTAGSVLLAGVLLKMGTYGFLRFALPLFPEAAAAFTPLISVLAVIGILYGALVSMVQDDLKRLVAYSSVSHLGFVMLGIFAMNLQAVEGSILQMVNHGLSTGALFLLVGMIYERRHTRMIEEFGGLSRPLPRFALCFLVVVMSSIGLPGLNGFVGEFLILAGTFRVHKGLAVLAAIGIVLAAIYMLWMWQRVMWGQSRRADNLTLRDMSRREMAMLVPIILLIVWIGLNPNPLLRRMDASVGQLLDGMRNATSEARSARHEVRTIGCRVRDEGMGYRVWGKTPTPNPQTPLFTCEM, from the coding sequence ATGCACCAGATAGATTGGCCGATCCTCTCAATACTGATTATCGTTCCGCTCTGTGGCGTCCTGGTGCTTGCATGTGTGGACGGGGCTCGTGAGCCGCTGATCAAGCGGCTTACACTGGCCGTCGCCGGACTCACCCTCCTGTTCTCGTTGATAGTGTATGCGCGCTTTGATCCGACCGAGGCCGGGATGCAATTCGTTGAGCGGGCGCCATGGATCGACGCGATCGGCAGCAGCTATCTGCTCGGCGTAGATGGGATCAGCCTGCCGATGCTGCTGCTGACGACGTTGCTTACGCCTATCGCGATCCTGGCCTCCTTCTCCGGGATCACGAACCGGATAAAGGCATACATGATCTGCATGCTGCTGCTTGAAGCCGGCATGATCGGTGTCTTTGTCGCCCTGGATCTGGTCCTGTTTTATGTCTTCTGGGAGGGGATGCTGATCCCGATGTATTTCCTGATCGGCGTATGGGGCGGGCGGCGGCGGGTCTATGCCACAGTGAAGTTTGTCCTCTATACGATGGCAGGAAGTGTCCTGATGCTGCTGGCGATGATCGCGGTAGCCTTTCAGTATCGCAGCAGTACAGGCTGGTTGACGTTTGATCTGCTGGAGTTGATCGGCGGGTCGATCCCCTATGACACCCAACTGTGGCTCTTTGCCGCCTTTGCGCTGGCCTTTGCCATCAAGGTGCCGATGTTTCCGTTTCATACATGGCTGCCGGATGCCCACGTGGAGGCGCCGACGGCTGGGAGCGTCCTGTTGGCCGGAGTCCTGTTGAAGATGGGGACGTACGGATTCCTTCGGTTCGCGCTCCCGCTCTTTCCGGAGGCTGCCGCTGCCTTTACCCCGCTGATCTCCGTGCTGGCCGTTATCGGCATCCTGTACGGTGCGCTGGTCTCCATGGTGCAGGATGATCTCAAGCGACTGGTCGCCTACAGCTCGGTCAGCCACCTGGGGTTCGTCATGCTCGGGATCTTTGCCATGAACCTGCAGGCCGTGGAGGGCTCTATCCTGCAAATGGTCAATCATGGCCTCTCGACCGGCGCCCTCTTCCTGCTGGTCGGGATGATCTATGAGCGACGCCACACCAGGATGATCGAGGAGTTCGGCGGGCTCTCGCGACCGCTCCCGCGCTTTGCGCTCTGTTTCCTGGTGGTGGTCATGTCGTCCATCGGTCTGCCTGGCCTGAACGGGTTTGTCGGGGAGTTCCTGATCCTGGCCGGAACGTTCCGCGTCCACAAGGGGTTGGCGGTGCTGGCCGCCATCGGCATCGTCCTGGCGGCGATCTATATGCTCTGGATGTGGCAACGGGTGATGTGGGGGCAAAGCCGTCGTGCCGACAACCTGACGCTTCGCGATATGAGCCGCCGTGAGATGGCGATGTTGGTCCCGATTATCCTGCTCATCGTATGGATCGGCCTGAATCCGAATCCCCTCCTCAGACGGATGGATGCGTCGGTGGGACAGCTCCTGGACGGAATGCGGAACGCGACGTCCGAGGCGCGGAGTGCGCGGCATGAAGTGCGAACGATAGGGTGTAGGGTAAGAGACGAGGGTATGGGGTATAGGGTATGGGGTAAGACCCCAACCCCCAACCCCCAAACCCCGCTTTTCACGTGCGAGATGTGA
- a CDS encoding NADH-quinone oxidoreductase subunit NuoH, translating into MPEGAFFVIMVTKIVVVFGLMLLSVSYLTWLERKVIGDIQVRLGPMRVGPHGLLQPIADAIKLLFKEEIVPQAADRTLYLLAPAIALIPALISFAVIPFGDQVRLFGQTIDLVITDVNIGLLYVFGVASLGVYGIVLGGWASNNKYALLGGLRSSAQMISYELSLGLSVIGVVMLSQSLSLVEIVGAQARTWFILLQPIGFLIFLICAVAETNRAPFDLPEAETELVAGFHVEYGSMKFAMYFMAEYANMITVSAMTTTLFLGGWRGPWLPPVVWFLIKLYLVIFLFIWLRGTLPRFRYDQLMRFGWKVLLPVALANVIVTAIFVALR; encoded by the coding sequence ATGCCAGAGGGCGCCTTCTTCGTTATCATGGTGACGAAGATCGTTGTAGTCTTCGGCCTGATGTTGCTGAGCGTCAGCTACCTGACCTGGCTGGAACGGAAGGTCATCGGCGACATCCAGGTCCGGCTCGGTCCGATGCGGGTCGGTCCCCACGGGCTGCTGCAGCCGATTGCCGACGCGATCAAGCTCCTGTTCAAGGAGGAGATCGTCCCTCAGGCGGCCGACCGGACGCTCTACCTCCTCGCCCCTGCGATCGCCTTGATCCCCGCCCTCATCTCCTTTGCCGTCATCCCCTTTGGAGACCAGGTCCGGCTTTTCGGACAGACCATCGACCTGGTCATCACCGACGTCAATATCGGACTGCTGTACGTCTTTGGTGTGGCCTCGCTGGGCGTCTATGGGATCGTCCTGGGCGGGTGGGCATCGAACAACAAGTATGCGCTGTTAGGGGGGTTGCGTTCCTCGGCCCAGATGATCAGCTATGAACTCTCATTGGGTCTGTCGGTGATCGGGGTGGTGATGCTGTCGCAGTCGCTGAGCCTGGTAGAGATTGTGGGCGCCCAGGCCAGGACCTGGTTTATCCTCCTGCAGCCGATCGGATTCCTCATCTTCCTGATCTGTGCGGTCGCCGAGACCAACCGCGCGCCCTTCGACCTGCCGGAGGCCGAGACGGAGCTGGTCGCCGGCTTCCATGTCGAGTACGGTTCGATGAAGTTCGCCATGTACTTTATGGCGGAGTACGCCAACATGATTACGGTATCGGCCATGACGACAACGTTGTTCCTGGGCGGGTGGAGGGGGCCGTGGCTGCCGCCGGTGGTCTGGTTTCTCATCAAGCTCTATCTTGTAATCTTCCTCTTTATCTGGCTGCGAGGGACGCTGCCGCGCTTCCGATACGACCAACTGATGCGATTCGGATGGAAGGTGCTGCTGCCGGTCGCGCTGGCCAATGTCATAGTGACGGCCATCTTCGTGGCGTTGAGGTAG
- a CDS encoding NADH-quinone oxidoreductase subunit N, which translates to MTELVLPQIDWTVFAPLIPVAVGGFATLMIDLFPSSGRKQVAAILSVIALAVSIVLSIRSWGTIGYGVHDAVVLDRFTLFFYLVLGLIGILTILLSMGHLGTATADQGEYYSLILFSVLGMMLMAAGGDLIVMFLGLETFSLALYILAGFWKTELRSNESALKYLLLGAFAGGFFLYGIALIYGATGTTVLRQIMAFLADGDPPSPLFWIGGGLLLIGFGFKIASVPFHMWVPDVYEGAPTSVTAFMIAGTKAAAFAAFLRVFLLALPALHVRWSVVIWVLAVLTMTIGNLVALAQSNIKRMLAYSSIAHAGYLLVALVAGGSSGVAGILFYLVVYALMNLGVFAVIIAVQHHKRERLLLSDYAGLGWQRPFLAACMAVFMFSLSGIPPTAGFMGKLYIFSAALEGHYPGLAVIGVLNSVVSVYYYLRVVVIMYMSETASPSPLVAAPAAAVLAVLVSVLGTLHLGLFPASLLDLARQSVSAIVG; encoded by the coding sequence TTGACAGAGCTGGTGCTGCCTCAGATTGACTGGACTGTGTTTGCGCCGCTTATACCGGTGGCCGTTGGCGGTTTCGCGACGCTGATGATCGATCTCTTCCCTTCGTCGGGTCGGAAGCAGGTTGCTGCCATCCTGAGCGTGATTGCGCTGGCGGTATCCATTGTGCTGTCGATCCGTTCATGGGGGACGATTGGGTACGGGGTTCACGACGCGGTTGTCTTGGATCGGTTTACCCTCTTCTTTTACCTTGTGCTCGGCCTGATCGGGATCCTCACCATCCTGCTGTCAATGGGTCATCTTGGCACAGCTACCGCCGATCAGGGCGAGTATTACAGTCTGATCCTTTTCTCGGTCTTGGGGATGATGCTGATGGCCGCCGGGGGGGACCTGATCGTCATGTTTCTCGGGCTGGAAACCTTCTCGCTGGCCCTGTATATCCTCGCCGGGTTCTGGAAGACCGAACTGCGCTCGAACGAGTCGGCGCTCAAGTATCTGCTGCTGGGGGCCTTTGCCGGCGGCTTTTTCCTCTACGGCATCGCCCTGATCTATGGGGCGACCGGCACGACCGTCCTTCGACAGATCATGGCCTTTCTGGCTGATGGGGATCCTCCGTCGCCTCTGTTCTGGATCGGGGGAGGCCTGCTGCTGATTGGATTCGGCTTCAAGATCGCCTCCGTCCCGTTTCATATGTGGGTTCCTGACGTCTATGAGGGGGCGCCCACCTCGGTCACGGCCTTTATGATCGCGGGGACTAAGGCGGCGGCTTTTGCCGCCTTCCTGCGGGTATTCCTGCTGGCGCTCCCTGCTCTTCACGTTCGTTGGTCGGTCGTGATCTGGGTCCTGGCGGTCCTGACTATGACCATCGGCAATCTGGTAGCCCTGGCTCAAAGCAACATCAAGCGGATGCTCGCCTATAGCTCTATTGCGCACGCCGGATATCTGTTGGTGGCGTTGGTCGCCGGCGGATCATCGGGGGTCGCCGGTATCCTCTTCTACCTGGTTGTCTATGCCCTGATGAACCTGGGCGTCTTCGCCGTCATCATCGCGGTGCAACACCACAAGCGAGAGCGACTGTTGCTGAGCGACTATGCGGGTCTCGGATGGCAGCGGCCGTTCCTGGCGGCCTGCATGGCGGTCTTCATGTTCTCGTTGTCCGGGATCCCCCCCACGGCCGGTTTCATGGGCAAGCTGTATATTTTCAGCGCCGCCCTTGAAGGCCACTACCCCGGCCTGGCCGTGATCGGTGTACTGAACAGCGTCGTATCGGTTTACTACTATCTTCGCGTCGTCGTCATTATGTACATGAGTGAGACAGCATCCCCGTCACCGCTCGTCGCGGCGCCTGCCGCGGCCGTCCTGGCCGTACTGGTGTCCGTCCTGGGAACCCTTCACCTTGGTCTGTTCCCGGCGAGCCTGCTCGATCTGGCGCGGCAGTCGGTCTCCGCAATTGTAGGATGA